GCGTCGGGGGCCTCCTCGGCGAGTTCGAACCCGAGCGTGCGCTTGCCCTCGACGGCGTAGGGGTTCATCGCGGCGTTGCGGTTGTACCAGCCCCGCTCGGCCGAGACTTCCCGGCAGAGCTCGTAGGCGTCGGCGTAGGTGCCGTCCACGCCCAGCACGGTCGCGCCGTAGAGACGCGGCTGGACGGCCTTGGCTTCGGGGAGGTCGGCGGGAACGAAGATGCGGCAGTCCAGATCGGCGCGGGCGGCGTAGCCGGCGAGCGACGCGGCGGCGTTGCCGGTCGAGGCGCAGGCGACCGTGTCGTGGCCCTGCTGGCGCGCCCGCGAGACGGCGACGGCGCTGCCGCGGTCCTTGTTCGAGCCCGTGGGGTTGGTCGTCTCGTTCTTCACGAGGGCATCGACGCCCAGCGCGTCGCCGAGCGCGGGCGCGTCGAGGAGGTCGGTGCCGCCGGCGCCCAATCTCACGGGATCGCCGTCGACGGGCAACAGCGGTTCGTAGGTCCACAGGTCCCCGGTGGGTCCGTCGAGGACGCCGGCGAGTTCGTCGCTGACGGCGTCGTAATCGTAGCGTACGTCGAGGATGCCGCCCACGCCGTCGTGTTCGGGGCAGGTGTACTCGACGTCGGCGGGCGCGTACCGGCGCCCGCATCGTTCGCAGGCCAGGGCCTCGACGGGTGTCATGTGGTTGCCTTGCTCTACGTGTCTGCCCGAGCGTCACAAATGCCTTCTGGCTTTCCGACGGCCGACCGGCGCTCCACCGGTGGCTCCCGGGAGCGCGACGACGACCGCGCTTCCCCGTGATTGATGTACCCGCTCACCGACCGGACTGGTATGAACGAGGGGCTGCGCGTGCGCGAGCGCCTCGGCGTCGCCGACGCCATCACGCTCGGCAACGCCGTCGTCGGGTTCGCCGCCGGCGTCGTCGCGCTCTCGGACCCCCGCCTCGCCGCCCGGCTCGTCCTGCTGGCCGCCATCGCCGACGCGCTCGACGGGATCGCGGCCCGAACCTTCGGCGGCACCGAGGTCGGCCCCCTGCTCGACTCGGTGACTGACGTGGTGTCGTTCGGTGCGACCCCCGCGCTGCTCGTCGTCGGGATCGCCGGCGCCGAGTGGGGGTGGCTGGGCGGGGGGATCGGAGCCGCACCGCCCGCCCAGGCCGTCGCGGCCGTCGGCGTCGGGGCCGCATTCGTCGTCTTCTCGGTCCTGCGGACCAGCCTCTACAGCGAGTTCGTCGGCGAGGGGGAGAACCGCCCGGGCATCCAGAACACGCTCGGCGCGACCATCCTGGCCGCCGCCTACCTCGCCGGGCTGACCTGGGTCCCGGGCCTGCTCGTCGTCGCCGCCGTCCTCTCGGTGGCGATGGTCGCACCGGTTCCCTACCCGAAACTGCTGGCCCGCGACGCCGGAGTCCTCGGCGTCGTCCAGGCCGCCGCCATCGCCGCGCCGCTGGCGTACGGGCGCGTCCTCCCCCGCTTCCTCCTCGTCGCGGCGCTGGGGTACATGTTCCTCGCGCCGCGGTTCTACTGGGGAGAGTGACGCCGCCGACCGCCGGCCGCCCGCTCGCTGGGGAACTTTTTTGCAGCCGTCAACCGATACACCGATCGTGGTTTACGAGACCGGCAACCGAACGATAGACGACGCCGTCGAGCGCGTGCTGGCGGGCGAGCGCCTCGACCGCCGCGACGGACTGGCACTGATCGCACAGCCGGTCGACGAGCTGGCGGCGGCGGCCGACGCCGTCCGCGCGGAGTTCGGCGACGGCACGGTCGACGCCTGCTCGATCGTCAACGCCAAGGCCGGCGACTGCGCCGAGGACTGCGGCTTCTGCGCCCAGTCGGTCCACTTCGACACCGGCATCGACAACTACGGCTTCCTCGGTCCCGAGAAGATCCTCGACGCCGCCGAGCGGGCCGAACGCGACGGTGCCCAGCGCTTCGGCATCGTCGTCGCCGAGAAGGGCGTCTCGAAGGAACACCGCCCGGAGGAGTGGGAGGAAGTCCTCGAAGCCATCCGTCTGGTCCGCGACGAGACCGACGTAGAGGTCGACGCCTCGCTCGGCATCCTCACCGAGGAGGAGGCGGCGATCCTCGCTGCGGAGGGACTCAACCACTACAATCACAACATCGAGACCTCGCCGGACTTCTTCCCGGAGATCGTCGACAGCCACGCCTTCGAGGACCGCGTGCAGACGCTAGAGGTCGCCAAAGAGGCCGGCATGGACCTCTGTGCCGGCGTCATCCTCGGCATGGGCGAGAGCCCGACCGACCGGGTCGAGGCCGCGGTCGCCCTGCAGGAGGTCGGCGTCTCCTCGCTCCCGGTGAACGTCCTCAATCCGGTCGCGGGGACGCCGCTGGGCGAGCGGTTCGACGACGGCGCCGACATCACCACGGAGGAGATCGTCGCGACCGTCGCGGTCTACCGGCTGCTGCACCCCGAGGCGCGGGTACGGCTGACCGGCGGTCGCGAGGCCAACCTCGACGAGGACGAACAGCACCTCCCGTTCGAGGCCGGCGCCGACGGGGTGCTCACCGGGGACTACCTGACGACCGAGGGCCAGTCCCCCGCCGACGACATCGAGGTCGTCGAGCGCGCCGGCCTAGAACCCAACACCGAGGCCAACGACTTCGACCCGGCGGCGGTCAAGGCTCGCCACGACGAGAGCGGGGCGGACGTACCGGCCGAACCCGACGGCGGCGACGCGGCCGACGCGGAGACCGCCGCGGGCAGCGCGACCAGCAACGTTTCGGACTGACGACGCGGTTTCAGGACTCACCTCAGACACATGGACGACGACGTGACATTCGCGGTGCTCGGCACCGGTGGCATCGGCAGACGAGCGCTCGACGTGGCGCGACACAAGGGCGGCCTGACGCCCGTCGCGGCCTGCGACCGCAACGGCGTCGCGGTCGACCATTCGGGTCTGGACGTGGACGAACTCCTCGACGCGACCGAGGGGAACATCGCCTCCGGCCCCGAAGCGGACGGCGACACGCCCGCGACCCCGGAGAGCGACTACGCGTCGGACGGCGGTCTCGCGAGCCACGCGAGCGAGACCTCGTCAGAGCCGCGCTCTGACGGTGGAGCGACGGCCGCGGAGGGCGGCTCAGTCGGCGACGACGGGACCGCCAGCGACGGCGTCAAACAGGCCGGCGAGGACGCCGGCATCGTCGCCAGCGCGCAGGGCGAACCCACCGAGACGCCGATCGACGACGTGATCGCCGAGAGCGATGCCATCGACGCGGTCCTGCTGGCGCTCCCGAACCTCGAACACGACTTCATCCCGCGGGTCGCCGAGCGGTTCGCCGACGCCGACTACGGGGGCGTCCTCGTCGACGTGCTCAAGCGCTCGCGAGTCATCGGGATGCTCGACGACCGCACCGACCGTCTGGAGGACAGCGGCATCACCTTCGTCTGCGGCGCGGGCGCGACACCCGGCTTCCTCACCGGCGCCGCGGCGCTGGCGGCCCAGTCGTTCGTCGAAGTCGACAGCGTCGAGATCTGGTGGGGCGTCGGCCTCAAGTCGGGATACGAAGACAACCGCGGGACCGTCCGCGAGGACATCGCCCACCTCGACGGCTACGACATCGAGCGCGCTCGGGAGATGAGCGAGTCCGAGATCGAGGCGCTTATCGACGAGCACGGCGGCCGGCTGGAGTTCCGCGACATGGAACACGCCGACGACGTGCTCCTGGAGCGGGCGGGTATCTGCGACGCCGAGGACGTGTCCGTCGGCGGCGTCCTCGACGTGCGCTCCGACGAGAAGCCGACGACGACGACCGTCCGCGTGACCGGGACCACCTTCGACGGCGAGCGCGGCACCAACACCTTCGAACTCGACGACGCGACGAGCATGGCGGCCAACGTCAACGGCCCCGCGCTGGGCTACCTGAAAGCGGCCGTCCTCCGGAACCGCGCGGGCGACTACGGCGTCTACGGCCCCGCGGACGTCATGCCGAGCTTCTGAGCCGCGGGTCGCGTCCCCGCAGCACTTCGTTCACCGTTCGCACGCTTCGACCAGCGTTTAGTCCCCTGCCCGCCCAGGACCGCTATGGTCGACACGGAGCCGTTCGGCGAGTACTGCGAGTTCGGCGGCGACCGGGTGTACCTGCTCGTGGCGCTCGCGCGGGCCAAGGAGAACGAGGGGACGACGAGCAACACCGCACCGGCGATCCGGAAGGTCGTCGAGGACGAGTCGGATCTCGACCGGAAGGCCGCCGAGCTGGACCACGCGGCGAGCCGGTTCGACGAGCGATTCAGGCTCTACCTGACCGCGAACGCCCGCGACGCGCTGAAGGCGACGTTCGAACTCCGGCGGTCGATGGACGACTGGCTGGAGGGGCGGATCCATGGCGACGAGGGCGTCCGGGCGAAGTTCAAGCGGGTCGACGGCGAGTTCGTGTCGACTCTGCAGTCGGACGCCTGCCGCGACGAGACGAACTTCGTCTTCGATCTGGACGACGCGACCGCGGCCGACCGCGACGCGCTCGTCGACGACCTGCGGGACCACACGGAGGTCGCCCTCACTCGCGAGACGCCGAACGGCTACCACGTCGTGACCGACCCGTTCAACTACAACAAACTCGCGACTGGAGTCGAGTACGAGCTGAAGACCGACGGGATGGTCTTCGTCTCGTATCTGGACGGGTAGGCGGAGCTACCGGGGACAGAAGCGCCCGGGACCGAAAGGACGAGGGGCGAGCGGGTCCCGCTCACGGGTATGACCGATCGCGGCTTCGACCTCGACGCGCGACTGCGCGAACGGGAGCGCGCGGGGCTGCGCCGCCACCTCGACCCCGCCGAGTCCGTCGGCGCCCGGACCCGCTTCTCGTCGGACCCGCGCGGCGGCGCCCCCGACTACGGCGACGAGCGGTTCGTGTTCGCCTCGAACAACTACCTCGGGCTGGCGAGCGACCGCCGCGTCCTGCAGGCCGCCGAGAACGCCGCTCGCGCCGTCGGGACCGGCGCCGGCGCCTCCCGACTCGTCACCGGCGACACCGGGCTCCACCGCGCGCTCGAACGCGACATCGCAGACTGCAAGGGGTGCGAGCGGGCCCTCCTGTTCTCCTCGGGCTACGCCGCCAACGTCGGGACGATCGAGGCGCTCGGCCCCGACGTGGTGTTCTCGGACGAGCTCAACCACGCGAGCATCGTCGACGGCTGTCGCGTCGGCGCGGCCGAAACCGTCGTCTACGACCACGCCGACCCCGACGACCTGCGGGCGAAGCTGGCCCAGCGCGCGGCGGGGTCGCTCGACGACGGGAGCGACGAGGAGTGGCTCGTCGTCACCGACTCGGTGTTCTCGATGGAGGGCGACGTGGCTCCCCTCGACGCGATCTGCGACGCCGCCGAAGCGTTCGGGGCGTGGGTGATGGTCGACGAGGCCCACGCGACGGGACTGTTCGGCGACGGCGGCGGGGTCGTCCAGCGCGAGGGGCTGGCCGACCGCGTCGACGTGCAGCTCGGCACGTGCTCGAAGGCGCTGGCGAGCCAGGGTGGCTACGTCGCCGGCGACGAGGCGCTGGTCGAGCACCTCCTGAACGCCGCGCGCTCGTTCGTCTTCTCGACGGGGTTGGCGCCGCCGGCGGTCGGTGCCGCCCGCGAGTCGCTCCGGATCGCCCGCGAGACAGACCGGGCCGAGCGGCTCTGGGACATCGTCGCGACGCTCCGCGAAGGGCTGGCGTCGATGGGGTACGAGGTACTCGGCGAGACGCAGATCCTCCCGGTACTGGTCGGCGATCGGGAAGCCGCGCTGGAACTGGGGGAGCGACTCGCCGAGGCGGGTATCGTCGCGCCGGCCATCCGTCCGCCGACGGTGCCG
The window above is part of the Halosimplex rubrum genome. Proteins encoded here:
- the thrC gene encoding threonine synthase, encoding MTPVEALACERCGRRYAPADVEYTCPEHDGVGGILDVRYDYDAVSDELAGVLDGPTGDLWTYEPLLPVDGDPVRLGAGGTDLLDAPALGDALGVDALVKNETTNPTGSNKDRGSAVAVSRARQQGHDTVACASTGNAAASLAGYAARADLDCRIFVPADLPEAKAVQPRLYGATVLGVDGTYADAYELCREVSAERGWYNRNAAMNPYAVEGKRTLGFELAEEAPDADWVAMPMGNGCSLAGVWKGLREFERLGVVDDTPRLLGVQAAGATAIYDRFVAESDDSDAAGSRSEERGDGEDTTADSIDVGVPHNAGKACRALAESGGDAVVVSDEAILDAQRLLGECEGVFAEPASAAAVAGIHAAVERGTIAPGERVVTVATGTGLKDSASAREAVDDVISVDAAGQGLPEDL
- a CDS encoding transcriptional regulator; translation: MDDDVTFAVLGTGGIGRRALDVARHKGGLTPVAACDRNGVAVDHSGLDVDELLDATEGNIASGPEADGDTPATPESDYASDGGLASHASETSSEPRSDGGATAAEGGSVGDDGTASDGVKQAGEDAGIVASAQGEPTETPIDDVIAESDAIDAVLLALPNLEHDFIPRVAERFADADYGGVLVDVLKRSRVIGMLDDRTDRLEDSGITFVCGAGATPGFLTGAAALAAQSFVEVDSVEIWWGVGLKSGYEDNRGTVREDIAHLDGYDIERAREMSESEIEALIDEHGGRLEFRDMEHADDVLLERAGICDAEDVSVGGVLDVRSDEKPTTTTVRVTGTTFDGERGTNTFELDDATSMAANVNGPALGYLKAAVLRNRAGDYGVYGPADVMPSF
- the bioB gene encoding biotin synthase BioB, yielding MVYETGNRTIDDAVERVLAGERLDRRDGLALIAQPVDELAAAADAVRAEFGDGTVDACSIVNAKAGDCAEDCGFCAQSVHFDTGIDNYGFLGPEKILDAAERAERDGAQRFGIVVAEKGVSKEHRPEEWEEVLEAIRLVRDETDVEVDASLGILTEEEAAILAAEGLNHYNHNIETSPDFFPEIVDSHAFEDRVQTLEVAKEAGMDLCAGVILGMGESPTDRVEAAVALQEVGVSSLPVNVLNPVAGTPLGERFDDGADITTEEIVATVAVYRLLHPEARVRLTGGREANLDEDEQHLPFEAGADGVLTGDYLTTEGQSPADDIEVVERAGLEPNTEANDFDPAAVKARHDESGADVPAEPDGGDAADAETAAGSATSNVSD
- a CDS encoding aminotransferase class I/II-fold pyridoxal phosphate-dependent enzyme — its product is MTDRGFDLDARLRERERAGLRRHLDPAESVGARTRFSSDPRGGAPDYGDERFVFASNNYLGLASDRRVLQAAENAARAVGTGAGASRLVTGDTGLHRALERDIADCKGCERALLFSSGYAANVGTIEALGPDVVFSDELNHASIVDGCRVGAAETVVYDHADPDDLRAKLAQRAAGSLDDGSDEEWLVVTDSVFSMEGDVAPLDAICDAAEAFGAWVMVDEAHATGLFGDGGGVVQREGLADRVDVQLGTCSKALASQGGYVAGDEALVEHLLNAARSFVFSTGLAPPAVGAARESLRIARETDRAERLWDIVATLREGLASMGYEVLGETQILPVLVGDREAALELGERLAEAGIVAPAIRPPTVPEGTARIRVAPMATHTDEEVARCLDAFESAGREVGLL
- a CDS encoding protein sorting system archaetidylserine synthase (This PssA-like phosphatidyltransferase, along with a PssD-like decarboxylase, is required in Haloarchaea for the archaeosortase ArtA to replace the PGF-CTERM sorting signal with a C-terminal lipid anchor.), producing the protein MNEGLRVRERLGVADAITLGNAVVGFAAGVVALSDPRLAARLVLLAAIADALDGIAARTFGGTEVGPLLDSVTDVVSFGATPALLVVGIAGAEWGWLGGGIGAAPPAQAVAAVGVGAAFVVFSVLRTSLYSEFVGEGENRPGIQNTLGATILAAAYLAGLTWVPGLLVVAAVLSVAMVAPVPYPKLLARDAGVLGVVQAAAIAAPLAYGRVLPRFLLVAALGYMFLAPRFYWGE